In Uranotaenia lowii strain MFRU-FL chromosome 2, ASM2978415v1, whole genome shotgun sequence, one genomic interval encodes:
- the LOC129745634 gene encoding protein brunelleschi-like, with amino-acid sequence MRSSVSYMLSQGPGDPIMALPDYEQHHYHHGCLLILVRGIGPLKPRSLQRVSERIQRLNNVKIPDSSGITRDIWVRYIRDHPVENNDWGDFQPHRRLLGLITVGKFDNQTELNVTIYGRKKPIW; translated from the exons ATGAGATCGTCTGTAAGTTACATGTTATCGCAAGGACCAGGTGACCCGATAATGGCGCTTCCAGACTACGAGCAGCATCACTATCATCACGGTTGTCTGCTAATCCTTGTACGCGGAATCGGTCCACTGAAGCCGCGATCTCTGCAGCGTGTTTCCGAACGAATTCAGCGACTGAACAACGTCAAAATTCCTG ATTCTTCAGGAATAACTCGAGATATTTGGGTCCGATATATTAGAGACCATCCAGTGGAAAATAATGATTGGGGTGATTTCCAGCCGCATCGGAGACTGCTGGGTTTGATAACAGTTGGCAAATTCGACAACCAAACCGAGCTGAATGTAACAATCTACGGCAGAAAAAAACCGATATGGTGA
- the LOC129745633 gene encoding uncharacterized protein LOC129745633: protein MYNLYRWYPTGKVIFMAPTRPLVNQQIEACYKIMGIPKEDTAEMTGKQLRKNRSELWQTKRVFYVTPQVILADINSPEQNFPTDSIKLVVIDEAHKAKGRYAYTEVIKAISATNKQFRVLALSATPGRTLEDVAEVLRNLLISHIEVRWENSIDVSPYTFKKNIRTVVIPLGPTLSQIQILNVL, encoded by the exons ATGTACAATCTATACCGGTGGTATCCAACCGGGAAGGTTATCTTCATGGCACCGACTAGACCGCTGGTAAATCAGCAGATCGAAGCATGCTACAAGATCATGGGTATTCCCAAGGAAGATACCGCCGAAATGACGGGGAAACAGCTGAGGAAGAACCGCTCCGAGCTGTGGCAAACTAAACGGGTGTTCTATGTTACACCACAG GTCATCTTAGCGGATATCAATTCTCCGGAACAAAACTTCCCCACCGATAGTATCAAACTGGTAGTGATCGATGAGGCCCACAAAGCTAAAGGTCGATACGCTTACACCGAGGTCATTAAAGCAATATCGGCTACCAATAAGCAGTTTCGTGTGCTAGCCTTGTCAGCAACACCAGGCCGTACCTTGGAGGATGTGGCCGAGGTTCTACGAAATCTGCTAATATCACACATCGAAGTTCGATGGGAAAATTCTATTGATGTTTCGCCGTACACATTTAAGAAGAACATTCGAACCGTCGTCATACCACTTGGTCCCACACTGAGTCAGATTCAGATACTGAACGTTTTATGA